The proteins below come from a single Ptychodera flava strain L36383 chromosome 6, AS_Pfla_20210202, whole genome shotgun sequence genomic window:
- the LOC139134209 gene encoding mu-type opioid receptor-like, whose protein sequence is MPSESVGLVNGSQVAYSALFSSNTSESVGGDGLVPRYDNVDGSDYRSGNYTYYVLGMPSCYINYYTQFYCRIILSAIAFLGNVSFVFVVLRVRAMRTIPNIHFINLAAVDTVYIITELVYLTFMRLMLDGTLTVGQSVSLIFSQIWIVVTTAFVCTALLTITLISIERYIAVCHPFRANLLNLRSRRRVVTLMITTWLLGLAMGAFALYTNYYQTSTGVVVTFLIIYTCFTAVPVCIVVICYGLVVANVLLMKRPTNQCAKDSRKIRSSRSSREERNVLILCVAITLLFFLCFAPLAATQMIAAFSIISEEQSIGEDTVSCLRTVQTMLQLAHLALSPMLYNVGSNIRRKAFRRAFCGKRQRLNNSYRLKASGSLCSSTRASTKMSEV, encoded by the coding sequence ATGCCATCTGAGAGTGTAGGGTTGGTGAACGGCAGCCAGGTCGCCTACAGTGCACTGTTCAGCTCCAACACCAGTGAGAGTGTCGGCGGTGATGGCTTGGTGCCTCGTTACGATAACGTCGATGGCAGCGACTACCGCTCCGGCAATTATACGTATTACGTCCTGGGTATGCCAAGCTGTTACATTAACTACTACACGCAGTTTTACTGTCGGATCATCCTCAGTGCCATCGCCTTCTTGGGCAATGTTTCCTTCGTGTTCGTCGTACTGCGGGTGCGGGCAATGCGCACCATCCCCAAtatacattttatcaatttagcAGCCGTGGACACGGTGTACATCATCACAGAATTAGTGTATTTGACTTTCATGCGTCTCATGTTGGACGGCACCTTGACGGTGGGACAGTCGGTGAGTTTGATATTCTCACAGATCTGGATAGTGGTGACAACtgcgtttgtttgcacggcgtTGCTGACGATCACGCTTATCAGTATCGAGAGATACATTGCCGTGTGTCACCCTTTCAGGGCAAACCTGTTGAATCTCCGCAGCAGAAGGCGCGTCGTTACGCTAATGATCACCACGTGGCTTCTGGGACTCGCCATGGGTGCCTTTGCGCTGTACACTAATTATTACCAGACCAGCACCGGTGTGGTCGTGACCTTTCTCATCATTTACACGTGCTTCACGGCGGTGCCCGTCTGCATCGTTGTCATCTGCTACGGTCTGGTGGTGGCTAACGTGCTGCTGATGAAGAGACCAACAAACCAGTGCGCGAAGGACAGTCGCAAGATTCGCTCATCGCGGTCCAGTCGAGAGGAGAGGAACGTTCTCATCCTGTGTGTCGCCATCACTTTGCTATTCTTCTTGTGCTTCGCTCCGCTTGCTGCCACGCAGATGATCGCGGCTTTTTCCATCATATCGGAGGAGCAATCCATCGGGGAGGACACTGTGTCTTGTCTGCGAACGGTACAGACCATGCTGCAATTAGCTCACCTGGCTCTCAGTCCCATGCTCTACAACGTTGGAAGTAACATTCGGAGGAAGGCTTTTAGGAGAGCATTTTGTGGAAAACGCCAAAGGCTCAATAATTCGTACCGACTGAAGGCGAGTGGGAGCTTATGTAGTAGCACGCGAGCTTCGACAAAGATgtccgaagtttga